The Pedobacter mucosus genome window below encodes:
- a CDS encoding tetratricopeptide repeat protein, giving the protein MKKDIFKTLSTIFICLSLLFIYGCITPKDTTVSRKMQNLTARYNYIYNSNVLLTEYNDGLIQSYADNYEKILPVYLDQEPQINLVLTPGTANKQLDEVIYKGQKIINDKSFSNYIDDAYMLLGKANYLKGNYFIASEYFDYTAKTYDKNLKTFIMALNWKARSQMELNNMAFADKILDTMLRAEDELKKDLAEPLATTAQMRIYQKRNKEAILLLQTAIRLADDKQLRIRWQYILAQLQEKENDLQNAYINYTKVENSNAPFEMYFHANLQRIKIKALISGYKINEDRALLTLLKDDKNFDYKDQIYYQVGELFSAEGNFQKAEENYQKSISNSTKNQNQKALSYLRIADLNFKEFNNYIKSKLYYDSTIMILPKNFPDYLNIVKKADNLQYLTDRFVIIANEDTAQAIAKLPVSEREKKIKTLLTPKVEVAANTVVLNNQTINNPDFPNQSLNTTPNGVGSTFYFSNNAAISLGFSDFKKRWGNRQLEDNWRQSLRSSAQENNQVLSGGKVANEILPANGANLTASTDQTSLEKNYFEALPITPALLAASDQKIIDAYFEIASFYQQELNDKPEATKIYLELLKRYPDNNHNVAIYYSLYLDYQGIDENKSNEYRQLVLSKFPESNFAKTILDPSFSAKQNQLENVAINNYNVTFDLYANKKYPDVIKFANDNINAFPDNDFAPQYAYLKAIAIGRTSKIDALLTEFNAINKLYPNDKIITPLVRDHLKYIEANLDEFKLRPIALIDFDSKEPRFFSQAKPISVAPKPLNTNAAEVPKTPELPEVKPIVKTAEVKPGEPIKPVSIFSTATSDEYYYVIDVADATLTLSSSRFGIGQFNRGNYPDNDLAHKLIELDNDQLIYITSFIDLEDARIYESSITSQLKSIMKVPANIYKGFIISKENFLKLTNKSRINEYIEFYKNAYQ; this is encoded by the coding sequence TTGAAAAAAGACATCTTTAAAACCTTAAGTACCATTTTCATTTGTCTTAGCCTGTTGTTTATTTATGGCTGCATAACTCCTAAAGATACTACTGTAAGTCGCAAAATGCAAAACTTAACGGCTAGGTATAACTACATCTATAATTCAAACGTTTTACTAACAGAGTATAATGACGGCTTGATCCAAAGTTATGCCGACAACTATGAAAAAATTCTTCCGGTTTATTTAGATCAAGAACCTCAAATTAATTTAGTTCTAACTCCAGGAACGGCTAATAAGCAGCTTGACGAGGTTATTTATAAAGGTCAAAAAATAATCAACGATAAAAGTTTTAGTAATTATATTGATGATGCTTACATGCTTTTAGGTAAGGCTAATTATTTAAAAGGAAATTATTTTATAGCATCTGAGTATTTTGATTATACAGCAAAAACCTATGATAAAAATTTAAAAACATTTATTATGGCTTTAAATTGGAAAGCCAGAAGTCAGATGGAGCTAAATAACATGGCTTTTGCTGATAAAATTTTGGATACCATGTTGCGGGCTGAAGACGAATTAAAAAAGGATTTAGCGGAGCCACTTGCAACAACAGCCCAAATGCGGATTTATCAAAAACGTAATAAAGAGGCTATTTTACTATTGCAAACAGCCATTAGGTTAGCTGATGATAAACAATTGCGAATTAGGTGGCAATATATTTTAGCTCAATTACAGGAAAAAGAAAATGATTTACAAAATGCTTACATCAATTATACTAAAGTTGAAAATAGCAATGCACCTTTTGAAATGTACTTTCATGCTAATTTACAACGTATAAAAATTAAAGCGCTAATAAGTGGCTATAAAATTAATGAAGATAGGGCCTTACTTACCTTATTGAAAGATGATAAAAACTTTGATTATAAGGATCAGATCTACTATCAGGTTGGCGAGCTCTTTTCTGCTGAAGGAAATTTCCAAAAAGCCGAAGAAAATTATCAAAAATCAATTTCAAACAGCACTAAAAATCAAAATCAAAAAGCATTATCATACCTACGAATCGCTGATTTAAACTTTAAAGAATTTAATAATTATATCAAATCAAAATTATATTATGATAGTACAATCATGATTTTGCCGAAAAATTTCCCTGATTACCTCAACATTGTTAAAAAAGCAGATAACCTTCAGTATTTGACTGATCGATTTGTAATAATTGCCAATGAAGATACTGCACAGGCCATAGCGAAGCTTCCCGTTAGTGAGCGTGAAAAAAAGATAAAAACACTTTTAACGCCAAAAGTCGAAGTTGCAGCTAATACTGTTGTACTTAATAATCAAACTATAAATAACCCTGATTTCCCAAATCAATCATTAAATACTACACCAAATGGCGTTGGTAGCACTTTTTATTTTAGCAATAATGCAGCAATAAGTTTAGGTTTTTCTGACTTTAAAAAACGTTGGGGAAATAGACAATTAGAAGATAACTGGCGCCAAAGTTTACGCTCATCAGCACAAGAAAATAATCAGGTTTTATCTGGTGGCAAAGTTGCAAATGAAATACTGCCTGCAAATGGTGCAAATTTAACGGCATCGACTGATCAGACTTCATTAGAAAAAAATTATTTCGAGGCTTTACCAATAACCCCGGCCTTATTGGCAGCTTCTGATCAAAAAATTATAGATGCTTATTTTGAAATTGCTAGTTTTTATCAACAGGAATTAAATGACAAACCAGAAGCCACAAAAATTTATTTAGAGTTACTCAAAAGATATCCTGATAATAACCATAATGTAGCGATTTACTATAGTTTATATTTAGATTATCAAGGCATAGACGAAAATAAATCAAACGAGTACAGGCAATTGGTGTTGAGTAAATTTCCTGAATCTAATTTTGCAAAGACCATTTTAGATCCATCTTTTTCAGCAAAGCAAAATCAATTGGAAAATGTTGCTATAAACAACTACAATGTAACTTTTGATCTCTATGCGAATAAGAAATATCCAGATGTTATCAAATTTGCAAATGATAATATTAATGCATTTCCAGATAATGATTTTGCACCTCAATATGCCTATTTAAAAGCAATCGCCATTGGTAGAACATCTAAAATTGATGCTTTATTAACTGAATTTAATGCAATTAATAAGCTTTATCCTAATGATAAAATCATTACGCCTTTGGTTCGTGATCATTTAAAATATATTGAAGCTAACTTAGATGAATTTAAACTAAGACCAATCGCCTTAATAGATTTTGATTCAAAAGAACCACGTTTTTTTAGTCAGGCTAAACCTATTTCTGTAGCGCCAAAACCACTAAATACAAACGCAGCCGAAGTGCCGAAAACGCCTGAATTGCCAGAAGTAAAGCCAATTGTTAAAACAGCAGAAGTAAAACCTGGAGAACCGATTAAGCCAGTTAGTATATTCAGCACCGCAACTTCTGATGAATATTATTATGTAATTGATGTTGCAGACGCAACTTTAACCTTAAGTTCTTCACGTTTCGGAATTGGTCAATTTAATCGAGGTAATTATCCAGACAATGATTTGGCGCACAAATTGATTGAGTTAGATAATGATCAACTAATTTATATCACGAGCTTTATTGATTTGGAAGATGCAAGAATATATGAATCGAGTATAACCAGCCAATTAAAAAGCATTATGAAAGTGCCTGCAAATATTTATAAAGGATTTATTATAAGCAAAGAGAACTTTTTAAAGCTTACCAATAAATCTCGTATAAACGAGTATATCGAATTTTACAAAAATGCCTATCAATAA
- a CDS encoding AtpZ/AtpI family protein, whose translation MEKPQEENSRKKLNAAAKYSAIGFQMIATIGLFTFIGYKIDEHRNSKTNIITAVLALIGVGLAMYQAIKQAAK comes from the coding sequence ATGGAAAAACCGCAAGAAGAAAATTCCAGGAAAAAGCTAAATGCAGCTGCAAAATACTCGGCTATTGGTTTTCAAATGATTGCCACAATTGGGTTATTTACCTTTATTGGTTATAAAATTGATGAACATCGAAATAGTAAAACCAATATCATTACGGCAGTTTTAGCTTTAATAGGTGTAGGATTAGCAATGTACCAAGCGATTAAACAAGCCGCAAAATAA
- the atpB gene encoding F0F1 ATP synthase subunit A: MDCNQVFVSKVKKVIVVFTLLIAFISFKIDAFAQVDSAAAPVDTTLVKTAEAVSGEHAGNSAEHGKEKFEPTKVIMEHIADSHMWHFWGHTSMPLPVILYTPSGLEVFSSGHFHHGEEDYDGAHNKYRLVEDHVKVVGADGNVDEVASKSLLDFSITKNVAAMFIAIAVILILFISVAGTYKKRVGKAPKGLQSFMEPIIVFVRDDIAKPNIGHKYVKFMPYLLTTFFFILINNLLGLVPIFPGGANVTGNIALTFVMALGTLLVVNLNGNKYYWKHIFLPDVPFWLWPLMVVVEVVGVISKPFALMVRLFANMTAGHIIVLSLISLIFIFETLAIAPVSVAFVIFMDVLELLVAFLQAFIFTLLTALFIGMAVEEHH; this comes from the coding sequence ATGGATTGTAACCAAGTTTTTGTGTCGAAAGTGAAAAAGGTAATTGTAGTTTTTACGCTTTTAATTGCGTTTATCTCTTTTAAAATTGATGCTTTCGCTCAAGTTGATAGTGCTGCTGCACCTGTTGATACCACATTAGTTAAAACTGCTGAAGCAGTTTCAGGCGAACATGCCGGAAATTCAGCGGAGCACGGTAAAGAAAAATTCGAGCCAACTAAAGTAATAATGGAACACATTGCTGATTCGCATATGTGGCACTTTTGGGGTCATACTTCAATGCCTCTTCCAGTAATTCTTTATACTCCTAGCGGATTAGAAGTTTTTTCTTCAGGTCATTTTCATCATGGTGAAGAAGATTATGATGGTGCTCATAATAAATATCGTTTAGTTGAAGATCATGTTAAAGTGGTTGGCGCTGATGGTAATGTGGATGAGGTTGCTAGTAAATCTTTATTAGACTTTTCAATTACTAAAAATGTTGCTGCAATGTTTATTGCAATAGCCGTTATATTAATATTATTTATTTCTGTAGCAGGAACCTATAAAAAACGTGTTGGTAAAGCGCCTAAAGGATTGCAATCTTTTATGGAACCAATAATTGTTTTCGTTAGAGATGATATTGCTAAACCAAATATTGGTCATAAATACGTGAAGTTTATGCCTTATTTGTTAACTACATTTTTCTTTATATTAATCAATAACTTATTAGGCTTGGTTCCAATTTTTCCAGGTGGTGCAAATGTTACAGGTAATATTGCTTTAACTTTTGTAATGGCTTTAGGTACTTTGCTAGTGGTTAATTTAAATGGAAACAAATATTACTGGAAACACATCTTTTTACCTGATGTGCCATTTTGGTTATGGCCACTTATGGTTGTAGTTGAAGTAGTTGGTGTAATATCTAAACCCTTTGCTTTAATGGTTCGTTTATTTGCCAACATGACCGCTGGTCACATTATCGTATTGAGTTTAATTTCATTAATTTTTATTTTTGAAACTTTAGCTATTGCACCAGTTTCAGTTGCATTCGTAATTTTTATGGATGTGTTAGAATTGTTGGTAGCATTTTTACAAGCCTTTATTTTTACATTATTAACTGCCTTATTTATAGGTATGGCAGTAGAAGAACATCATTAA
- the atpE gene encoding ATP synthase F0 subunit C, whose protein sequence is MVGSIAAIGAGLAVIGAGIGIGQVGGKAMEGIARQPEAASKIQTAMIIAAALIEGVALFGVVVALLGLNG, encoded by the coding sequence ATGGTAGGTTCAATCGCGGCAATTGGTGCCGGTTTAGCAGTAATCGGTGCAGGTATCGGTATCGGTCAGGTAGGTGGTAAAGCAATGGAAGGTATTGCTCGTCAGCCTGAGGCTGCATCAAAAATTCAGACTGCAATGATTATCGCAGCTGCCCTTATTGAGGGTGTTGCTTTATTCGGTGTAGTAGTTGCATTATTAGGCCTTAACGGTTAA
- a CDS encoding F0F1 ATP synthase subunit B produces the protein MDLVTPSIGLVFWTAISFICLLILLRKFAWKPILEAIHDREQSIDEALNKAELAKQEMTRLTAQNQDLMQQARAERDEILKEAKTLKDGILNEAKKQAQVEGSKLIEKAKIEIENQKKIALAEVKDQVSTLSLEIAERVLRTQLDDKTKQEALVANLLKDVELN, from the coding sequence ATGGATTTAGTAACCCCAAGCATAGGATTAGTTTTTTGGACCGCAATATCGTTCATCTGCTTATTAATATTACTTAGGAAATTTGCCTGGAAACCTATCTTAGAGGCTATTCACGATCGTGAGCAAAGCATTGATGAGGCGCTTAATAAAGCTGAATTGGCTAAACAAGAAATGACTCGTTTAACTGCTCAAAATCAAGATTTAATGCAACAAGCTCGTGCTGAACGCGATGAAATTTTGAAAGAAGCTAAAACTTTGAAAGATGGTATTTTGAACGAAGCTAAAAAACAAGCTCAAGTTGAAGGTTCCAAATTGATTGAAAAAGCTAAAATTGAAATCGAGAATCAAAAGAAAATTGCTTTAGCAGAAGTTAAAGATCAGGTTTCTACTTTGTCGTTAGAAATTGCTGAACGTGTTTTACGTACTCAATTAGATGATAAAACCAAGCAAGAAGCTTTAGTGGCTAACTTGTTAAAAGACGTTGAATTAAATTAA
- the atpH gene encoding ATP synthase F1 subunit delta — translation MSEIKVASRYAKSLIDLSVENNALEISYNDMLLFEKVVDETPELEAILKNPIVPLDKKTGILNGIFADKVSKLTITFFKIVVSKGRSAILFATAQQFIQQYNLLKGIVTANVTSASALSAAAKEQIIAIVKRELGANQVIIKEKVNEKLIGGFILKVGDKQFDASIASGLSKLKKEFAI, via the coding sequence ATGTCAGAAATTAAAGTTGCAAGCAGATACGCCAAATCACTTATAGATTTATCCGTTGAAAACAACGCGTTAGAAATATCTTATAATGATATGCTTTTATTTGAAAAGGTAGTTGATGAAACTCCTGAATTAGAGGCTATATTAAAAAACCCAATTGTACCTTTAGATAAAAAGACTGGTATATTAAATGGAATTTTTGCTGATAAAGTTAGCAAACTTACCATTACGTTTTTTAAAATTGTAGTAAGCAAGGGGCGTTCGGCTATTTTATTTGCAACCGCTCAGCAATTTATACAGCAATACAATTTACTAAAAGGTATTGTAACGGCTAACGTAACTTCTGCATCTGCATTAAGTGCTGCAGCAAAGGAACAAATAATTGCTATTGTAAAAAGAGAGCTAGGTGCTAATCAAGTGATCATTAAAGAGAAAGTTAATGAGAAATTGATTGGTGGATTTATCTTAAAAGTTGGTGATAAGCAGTTTGATGCGAGTATTGCCAGCGGATTAAGTAAACTGAAAAAAGAATTTGCAATATAG
- the atpA gene encoding F0F1 ATP synthase subunit alpha, producing the protein MVEVRPDEVSAIIRQQLAGFKSETELEEVGTVLQVGDGIARVYGLTKVQSGELVEFENGLQGIVLNLEEDNVGVVLLGASDEIKEGDTIKRTKKIASIKVGEGMLGRVVNTLGIPLDGKGPILGEVYEMPLERKAPGVIYRQPVNEPLQTGIKAIDAMIPIGRGQRELVIGDRQIGKTAVCIDTIINQKEFYEAGEPVFCIYVAIGQKNSTVANIVRTLEENGALPYTVVVAASAADPAPMQFYAPFAGAAIGEFFRDTGRPALIVYDDLSKQAVAYREVSLLLRRPPGREAYPGDVFYLHSRLLERAAKINSNDEIAQAMNDLPESIRHIVKGGGSLTALPIIETQAGDVSAYIPTNVISITDGQIFLESNLFNAGIRPAINVGISVSRVGGNAQIKSMKKVAGTLKLDQAQYRELEAFSKFGSDLDAATKSVLDKGARNVQMLKQAQFTPFTVEKQVAIVYAGTKNLMRSVPVDKVKEFETEYLTQLEMRHPETLAALKAGKFDDTITGVLDTVAKEISSKY; encoded by the coding sequence ATGGTAGAGGTAAGACCAGACGAAGTATCGGCAATTATTAGACAACAATTGGCGGGCTTTAAATCAGAAACCGAACTGGAAGAAGTTGGTACCGTATTGCAAGTTGGCGATGGTATTGCCCGTGTTTACGGTTTAACTAAAGTTCAATCGGGTGAGTTGGTTGAATTTGAAAACGGCCTGCAAGGGATTGTATTAAACCTTGAAGAAGATAACGTTGGTGTGGTACTTTTAGGTGCTTCAGACGAGATTAAAGAAGGTGATACAATTAAACGTACTAAAAAAATTGCCTCTATCAAAGTTGGTGAAGGTATGCTTGGTCGTGTTGTTAACACGTTAGGTATTCCTTTAGATGGTAAAGGACCAATTTTAGGTGAAGTTTATGAAATGCCTTTGGAGCGTAAAGCGCCGGGAGTAATTTATCGTCAGCCTGTAAATGAGCCTCTACAAACTGGTATTAAAGCAATTGATGCAATGATTCCAATCGGTCGTGGTCAACGTGAGTTGGTTATTGGCGATCGCCAGATTGGTAAAACCGCTGTTTGTATTGATACCATTATCAACCAAAAAGAATTTTATGAAGCAGGTGAACCTGTGTTCTGTATTTATGTAGCTATCGGTCAGAAAAACTCTACTGTTGCCAACATTGTACGTACACTTGAGGAAAACGGTGCTTTACCATATACAGTTGTTGTTGCTGCTTCGGCTGCTGATCCTGCTCCAATGCAGTTTTATGCTCCATTTGCTGGTGCTGCAATTGGTGAATTTTTCCGTGATACAGGTAGACCAGCTTTAATAGTTTATGATGATTTATCTAAACAAGCTGTTGCTTACCGTGAAGTATCATTATTACTTCGTCGTCCACCAGGTCGTGAGGCATATCCAGGTGATGTTTTCTACTTACACAGTCGTTTGTTAGAAAGAGCTGCGAAAATTAATTCGAATGATGAGATTGCACAAGCAATGAATGATTTGCCTGAATCTATTCGTCATATCGTTAAAGGTGGTGGTTCATTAACAGCACTTCCTATTATCGAAACTCAGGCGGGTGACGTTTCTGCTTACATTCCAACCAACGTAATTTCGATTACTGATGGTCAGATTTTCTTAGAATCGAATTTGTTTAATGCAGGTATTCGTCCGGCTATTAACGTAGGTATTTCAGTATCTCGTGTAGGTGGTAATGCGCAAATTAAATCGATGAAAAAAGTTGCTGGTACTTTAAAATTAGATCAGGCACAATACCGTGAGTTAGAGGCTTTCTCTAAATTCGGTTCTGATTTAGATGCTGCAACCAAATCTGTTTTAGACAAAGGTGCACGTAACGTACAAATGTTGAAACAAGCACAGTTTACTCCTTTTACAGTAGAAAAACAAGTTGCAATTGTTTATGCAGGTACTAAAAATTTAATGCGTAGCGTACCAGTTGATAAGGTAAAGGAATTTGAAACTGAATATTTAACACAATTAGAAATGCGTCATCCAGAAACTTTAGCAGCATTAAAAGCTGGTAAATTTGATGATACCATTACTGGTGTTTTAGATACAGTAGCAAAAGAGATTTCAAGTAAATACTAA
- the atpG gene encoding ATP synthase F1 subunit gamma: MANLKEVRNRIASVQSTQQITKAMKMVSAAKLKRATNAIIALRPYATKLKEILGNLSASLEGSSSPFIQEREPNKVLIVTVSSNRGLAGAFNMNVIKAANNLIAEKYSEQLKNGNVSIVSIGKKTQDFYEKRAYNVIGNNNDVYNSLTFENVTKITDTIMAGFIKGDFDKVELVYNRFKNAAVQFITTEQLLPLPKAEETAVSTKSINVDYILEPSQEEIVAQLIPKSVKIQLYKAVLDSHASEHGARMTSMDKATENAGELLKALKLSYNQARQAAITTELTEIVSGAAALNG; the protein is encoded by the coding sequence ATGGCTAATTTAAAAGAAGTAAGAAACCGAATTGCATCGGTACAATCAACACAGCAGATTACGAAGGCTATGAAAATGGTTTCGGCGGCTAAGTTGAAGCGTGCTACAAATGCAATCATCGCTTTACGTCCTTATGCAACTAAACTTAAAGAGATTTTAGGTAATCTTTCGGCTAGTTTGGAGGGTTCTTCATCGCCTTTTATTCAAGAGCGTGAACCAAATAAGGTTTTAATTGTAACTGTATCTTCAAACCGTGGTTTGGCTGGTGCTTTTAACATGAACGTAATTAAAGCGGCCAATAATTTAATTGCTGAGAAATATAGCGAACAGTTGAAAAACGGAAATGTAAGCATTGTTTCTATTGGTAAGAAAACTCAAGATTTTTACGAAAAACGAGCTTATAACGTTATTGGTAATAACAACGATGTTTACAACAGCTTAACTTTTGAAAACGTAACAAAAATTACTGATACAATTATGGCTGGTTTTATCAAGGGCGACTTTGATAAAGTTGAATTAGTTTATAACCGTTTTAAAAACGCAGCTGTACAGTTTATTACTACTGAACAGTTATTACCTTTGCCAAAAGCAGAAGAAACCGCTGTATCTACAAAATCTATTAATGTTGATTACATTTTAGAACCTTCGCAAGAAGAAATTGTGGCACAATTAATTCCAAAGTCGGTGAAGATTCAATTATACAAAGCAGTATTAGATTCTCATGCATCTGAGCATGGGGCACGTATGACTTCAATGGATAAAGCAACTGAGAATGCTGGTGAACTGTTGAAAGCTTTAAAACTTTCTTATAACCAAGCTCGTCAGGCAGCAATTACAACTGAGTTAACGGAGATTGTAAGTGGTGCAGCTGCATTAAACGGATAA
- a CDS encoding PKD domain-containing protein — protein sequence MKFKNLLGLAIALIFLVGCKKEPYRIPELSTTEFKVENKSIYLTQSVVLTAHDASGADIYNWNYGDGSVEVKGSKVEHRYKKSGVFEISLTVAGSTSKAKIRVFPGDISYQIKNNSSFDMDLNSYVNLPENTVKSVLKPNAISDTIFVRLQVTGNLLQLTNISGIAKGKAFRFDDMFWQKDSNYNVLTVNNNSKIQLGAHGELGISSTLEQL from the coding sequence ATGAAATTTAAAAATTTATTAGGGCTTGCTATAGCCTTAATTTTCCTTGTAGGCTGTAAGAAAGAGCCTTATCGAATTCCTGAACTCAGCACAACAGAATTTAAAGTAGAAAACAAATCAATTTATTTGACTCAATCTGTTGTTTTAACTGCTCATGATGCTTCAGGGGCCGATATTTACAATTGGAATTATGGAGATGGCTCAGTTGAAGTTAAAGGAAGTAAAGTAGAACACAGGTATAAAAAATCCGGGGTTTTTGAGATTTCGTTAACCGTAGCTGGAAGTACTTCTAAAGCAAAAATAAGAGTATTTCCTGGAGACATAAGTTATCAAATAAAAAACAACAGCAGTTTCGATATGGATTTGAATTCATATGTTAATCTTCCAGAAAACACAGTTAAATCTGTATTGAAACCCAATGCAATCTCAGATACTATTTTTGTACGTTTACAGGTTACTGGAAACCTTTTGCAACTCACCAATATTAGTGGTATTGCTAAAGGCAAAGCATTTCGCTTTGATGATATGTTTTGGCAGAAAGATTCCAACTATAATGTTCTTACCGTAAATAATAATAGTAAAATTCAACTCGGAGCTCATGGAGAACTTGGCATTAGCTCAACTTTAGAGCAGTTATAA
- a CDS encoding 5'-nucleotidase, lipoprotein e(P4) family, with protein MKKYILIILTIAPFFVKAQSPARDYTNAVLWQQTSGEYRALCFQAYNYARLSLKDALWADTSKKPNCIVVDIDETVLDNSAFQGHEIKKGLSYNPADWTEWTNLSQADTIPGALAFLKFAASKNIETFYVSNRDEKDYAATIKNLQKFGFPYADDAHLLVAKGTSNKEPRRQKISETHNILMFCGDNLSDFNNIFYREEKNTFEEVNRNQNLFGAKYIVLPNPMYGDWEKPLYKGEKLNDKDKGNQRLERLKSY; from the coding sequence ATGAAAAAATACATCTTAATCATCTTAACAATCGCTCCATTTTTTGTTAAAGCACAATCTCCAGCCAGAGATTATACCAACGCTGTGCTTTGGCAACAAACTTCGGGCGAATACAGAGCTTTATGTTTTCAGGCTTATAATTATGCTCGTTTATCGCTTAAGGATGCGTTGTGGGCAGATACAAGTAAAAAGCCAAACTGCATTGTTGTTGATATTGATGAAACTGTTTTAGATAATTCTGCATTTCAGGGCCATGAAATAAAAAAAGGATTAAGTTACAATCCGGCTGACTGGACTGAGTGGACAAATCTTTCTCAAGCAGACACCATTCCTGGTGCTTTGGCTTTTCTGAAATTTGCAGCATCAAAAAATATCGAGACCTTTTATGTGAGCAATCGTGATGAAAAAGATTATGCTGCAACCATAAAGAACCTACAGAAATTTGGATTTCCTTATGCTGATGATGCTCATTTATTGGTAGCAAAAGGAACATCAAATAAAGAACCTCGTAGGCAAAAGATTTCTGAAACGCATAATATCCTAATGTTTTGTGGCGATAATTTAAGCGACTTTAACAACATATTTTACCGCGAAGAAAAAAATACTTTTGAAGAGGTAAATAGAAATCAAAACCTTTTTGGTGCGAAATATATTGTATTGCCAAACCCGATGTACGGAGATTGGGAGAAGCCGTTGTATAAAGGTGAAAAGTTAAATGATAAAGATAAAGGCAATCAACGTTTAGAAAGATTAAAAAGTTACTAA
- the ruvC gene encoding crossover junction endodeoxyribonuclease RuvC — MLNEKKERIIMGIDPGTAVMGYGVILEKGNKTELISLGIVKMTHLDDPFLKLQRIFEKTVVLLDQYKPDVLAIEAPFYSKNIQVLLKLARAQGIAIAAALSRDIAVTEYSPRKIKQSITGNGNATKEQVAAMLQRLLNFKETPEFLDATDGLAVAMCHSFQKIATSGKSKTYSGWESFVTDNKSKVKGLAVKVKK, encoded by the coding sequence ATGTTGAACGAAAAAAAGGAACGGATAATTATGGGCATCGATCCAGGAACTGCGGTGATGGGTTATGGCGTTATTTTGGAGAAGGGAAATAAGACAGAATTAATCAGTTTGGGGATTGTTAAAATGACTCATTTAGATGATCCATTTTTAAAACTGCAAAGGATTTTTGAGAAAACAGTCGTTTTGTTGGATCAATACAAACCTGATGTTTTAGCCATTGAAGCGCCATTTTACAGCAAAAACATTCAGGTGCTATTAAAATTGGCAAGAGCACAAGGAATTGCAATTGCGGCAGCATTATCCAGAGATATTGCCGTTACAGAATATTCACCTCGTAAGATAAAGCAATCCATCACAGGTAATGGAAACGCCACAAAAGAACAGGTTGCAGCAATGTTGCAACGTTTATTAAATTTCAAAGAAACCCCAGAATTTTTAGATGCAACGGATGGTTTAGCCGTTGCCATGTGCCATTCGTTCCAAAAAATAGCGACAAGCGGCAAATCCAAAACCTACTCGGGTTGGGAATCTTTTGTAACTGATAATAAATCGAAAGTTAAAGGATTGGCCGTAAAGGTTAAAAAATAA